The genomic interval aacagcactgaaataGGGGGGAGCAGCACTGCACCCACAGCAGTCCCCACAAGCTTGGGTCAGAGCAGCACCGTCGCCATGGAGATATCGACAAGCTCCACCcagcccaacaccaccacccccgaGGCATCCCCAAGCCTCTCACAGAGTAGCACCATCGACACGAGCCTTTCTCCAAGCCCCACCCAGGAAAACACCACTGACCTGACAACAACCCCGCTGCCCTCGACAACAGACCTGAACCAAACCACTGGATGGAATACAACAGAACATTCCCCAACCAATCAGACGCAGCCAACCCCGCTCCACTCCTCAACATCAGTGGCAACCAGCCAAAGTGCTCAGACCACTGTCACGACCATGAGCATATCGACTCCCACAGAGACCATTAATACCACGGCAACTGTCAAAACACAAGGTCAGATTACCCGTCTTCTCCTCAGTGACTTATCAGAAAGCATGTATCCATCAATTGCCACCTGTAATTACCCATTCATGAAGATGAGTGTTTGTCTTTTGGTTGTGAGTATTCCATGCATGGTTAtcatagtgttcattgttcacATGAATTCAGGAACAGTCTCTCATTACTGAACCTGGTGCTGATATGCTCTATAAGTGAAGGGGATTTAAACAGAACTGATTTGTAATACACCTGCAACAGCATCTTGATTTTATCTGAACAGAACCACAGCTTGGACTGTCCGATTCTGAAGCTTCCATGACCATCCTCTTTGGAGTGGTACTGGGGCTGACTGTCCTCATCATAGCCGGGTACAGCATTCACAGATGCAAGCAGAAGAGATCGCAGTACATACATCAGCCTCTCTACAACAGCTCGGAGACAGGTGAGCAACCTCTGGATTGCCTGGTGATGAAGAGGAGTGGCGGCTTTGCAAAATTTGAAcaaacccacacccccccacccacaccccacccaacAAAAGGCAGACATATATGTAAAACATGTGCATGCTGATTACTTGGATGCCAAACCTTCTAAAATGCAGAAGCACACAGAAGATGACATAACAGCAACGGTTTTGGCCATTCCAAAATTAATTGGTTAGATTTGGAATTTCCATGCCCcccaaaatgaattaatataaGTGGCTACACCACTGAGCCCTGTATACACTAATAATGGCTTACTCATGGAACAGACCACAGTAAACACCAACAGTTCTTGGGAAGCAAGAACAAACTTCCAGATGACAttaattgcaataataataaaataaaacaataaaaataataacaatacatctATCAGTTTGTTTTAGCACATGGCCGATTTACACTGGGGTTCAAACCACAGTCTCAGTGTGCAGCTACcagtcattttgttctttttaatacAGTGGACAGATTTTCGCCTCCAGACGACACCCTGGTTATATCTGGGGGACTCTACGACGGACCGGAGACCTCTAACTCCGCGGCGGAGGACATGGGATTGCACTTGGACCCGCCCCCGTTCGCGCCCCAGGCCACGCAGTTCAGGCTGGAGTTCCTGTCCGAGGATCAGCAGAAGCCCCCGGACCGTGGAGCGCCCACCTTCCAGAGCTTCCAGCCCTTCGATGCCAGAGACTGAAGCACACGGGGTCACATGATCACGCCTGATCACACGTGCCATTGCTCCTTTCATAGACATTGCTTCAGGTTTATTCAAAGCGTCATAACATTCCAATCCCACGGGCTCTTTGGGCTGCTTGAAGTTTTTTGAAGTAAATTTAAGCATTGTAACTGATGATTTCCCTCATCTAAAATGGAAAAGCTAATTTCATGGGACCAAGTCTTAGAAAATAGcagcagtgtaatgtaatgggtaaggagctggtcttgcaaAACTaaaacaggtttgattcccaggtgggacactgctgttgtacgcgagagcaaggtacttaaccagcttcagtataaatccagctgtataaatagataaatgtaaatgctgcataaaatgttgtgtaagtcactctggataagagcgtctgctaaatgcctgtaatgtaacaatcatttttcatgtttctgtgttcgatgagttattttttgtttttgtgactgGATTTTGACCTTCAGGCACTCAAACGTCCCTTGGTGGAATCGCTGCATGAAAAATGGCATTACTAACAGTACAGGAAAGGCATCTGGAGATCCACTGCTTTACTgagtcccagctgaggattctCATTTCCAGCTACAAAGAATTTCATAAGGGAAATGAGTTTTCATAATCATGTTTCAGAGATGGATGGCTAAATTAACCATTGCTGAGGAAGAGATTTAATTGCATATCCTTTCACATTTAACTATAGCCTAACAGATAACTTCCGGTAGTCTTCCCTCCATGGGAAAATCTTGCTGTTGAATATTAGTAATGGAGGCAGGTGACCCAAGCAAACTGCATCCCCACAGTTCCTGCACCACTGTCTCTGCAACGCTCACATGTGCAGTAAAATAGCTTAGCACATCTGTACCACCCTTTTGACAAAGCTTTACCatagaaataaacagaaaaaatattctttttggAAGATAACATTCGTTTTTTCAATATGAAAGCTGGAAAAAAAGGCTCTCTCATCGCAGATTGAATAGACTGGGACCAGATGCTGATAACAGGTTTTACACAGAGAAAAGGCTAATGGCAAATGGAATTATAGACACAGTATTGTCTGGGGCATTGCTAATTGATGCCATGCTTTCTGAATAGCTCTTGACAGCAATCACACTCTGCCAGCAGCCCTGCTGGAATACGATGCTGTGCTGCCACTCGAGTGATTTATGAATGATTCAAATACTCGAACTGGAGAGGGATCTCTCTACAGCAAACAGGACTCTTTGTCTTCCAAatttgctgtacagtacctacagAGGCTTCCTAGAGCAAATTTCTTGTTGAGAGCCAAAATTTAGAGCGTTGTCATGGCATCCGCTTTCACTGTCAGAAGGAGTTAATCCGTTAGTCTATTGGCTTATTTTACAGGGACCTGCACAATATAGTAATTGCACCAGAGTTAGCTAAGTAGCTCATTTACACCTGTAGTGCCTGGGCAGgatcacattaaaaatattacaccAGTGGGCGACATCCGTGCCAACAGAAGTGCGTGCCTTCCATGCTTCCAAGTGCTTGCCAGCCCAATCCACTTTTGTCCCTGTAAATCAGTCAGAACAGTCTTATCAGTGCCACTTGCCTTCATGCTGTTAACCGTCTGACAGATCGtctgcacactcagtctcaggcagatcgtctgcacactcagtctcagccagatcgtctgcacactcagtctgcacactcagtctcagCCAGATCGTCTGCACACTCAGCCTCAGGCAGATCGTCTGCACACTCAGCCTCAGCCAGATCGtctgcacactcagtctcagccagatcgtctgcacactcagtctcagccagatcgtctgcacactcagtctcagccagatcgtctgcacactcagtctcagccagatcgtctgcacactcagtctgcacactcagtctgcacactcagtctcagccagatcgtctgcacactcagtctgcacactcagtctcagGCAGATTGtctgcacactcagtctcagccagatcgtctgcacactcagtctgcacactcagtctcagCCAGATCGTCTGCACACTCAGTCTGCACACTCAGCCTCAGCCAGATCGtctgcacactcagtctcaggcagatcgtctgcacactcagtctcagGCAGATCGTCTGCACACTCAGCCTCAGCCAGATCGtctgcacactcagtctcagCCAGATCGTCTGCACACTCAGCCTCAGCCAGATCGtctgcacactcagtctcagCCAGATCGTCTGCACACTCAGCCTCAGCCAGATCGTCTGCACACTCAGCCTCAGCCAGATCGTCTGCACACTCAGTCTCTGCCAGATCGTCTGCACACTCAGTCTCTGCCAGATCGTCTGCACGCTCAGTCTCTGCCAGATCGTCTGCACGCTCAGTCTCAGCCAGATCGtctgcacactcagtctcagccagatcgtctgcacactcagtctgcacactcagtctcaggcagatcgtctgcacactcagtctcagccagatcgtctgcacactcagtctcaggcagatcgtctgcacactcagtctcagccagatcgtctgcacactcagtctcagccagatcgtctgcacactcagtctcagccagatcgtctgcacactcagtctcagccagatcgtctgcacactcagtctcagccagatcgtctgcacactcagtctcagccagatcgtctgcacactcagtctcagccagatcgtctgcacactcagtctgcacactcagtctgcacactcagtctcagccagatcgtctgcacactcagtctgcacactcagtctcagGCAGATTGtctgcacactcagtctcagccagatcgtctgcacactcagtctgcacactcagtctcagCCAGATCGTCTGCACACTCAGTCTGCACACTCAGCCTCAGCCAGATCGtctgcacactcagtctcaggcagatcgtctgcacactcagtctcagGCAGATCGTCTGCACACTCAGCCTCAGCCAGATCGtctgcacactcagtctcagCCAGATCGTCTGCACACTCAGCCTCAGCCAGATCGtctgcacactcagtctcagccagatcgtctgcacactcagtctgcacactcagtctcaggcagatcgtctgcacactcagtctcagccagatcgtctgcacactcagtctcaggcagatcgtctgcacactcagtctcagccagatcgtctgcacactcagtctcagccagatcgtctgcacactcagtctcagccagatcgtctgcacactcagtctcagccagatcgtctgcacactcagtctcagccagatcgtctgcacactcagtctcagCCAGATCGTCTGCACACTCCTCTGGATTTCAGCCAGAACAACAAATGGCACGGCGGAGCAACAGAAGCTAGATTTCACATTCGCACTTTGTTGCCCAgtcagttatttattcatttatttattcacttatttagTGAGTATTTGAGTATTTAATGGGAACAGTGCACATTGTTAAAGACAAGAAGTAGATGTGCTGCGTCTGTGGTTTACTGCCATCCGTATTTTCAAACGATCTACTTGCAGCTGTAGAATAAGAGGATGAAAGCAGAATGAAAGCAGTTTGGACATATAATGCAGAAGGTGAGTGAGTGCTTATGGTTGAGGGTGCCTATTATGGGTGATGTAATAATTTAATATCTTATTGTACCACCAAAAAAGAGAGCAAAAGTTTATAATGGAATGGTAAAGGAACATTGTGCCGCTTGTCTCGTGATCAGAAAGCACTTtgaagggaagaggagagactCACCCATGTATTTGATGTTGTGAAGGGCAGATGGAAGGATGGAAAAAGTAATTATACCGCGCtggtgccgactgtggccagcagctccaTGGGCCAATGCGTAAAACCGATGGTACCTCCCAGGATGTGGAGGATTCGGTCGGACCCCCCCGGCTGATGGGGACCGGTGACTGCATGTCAAAGCCGCATATTAAAGGTACTCCTCTGACTCCACCCTTTGCCACCTTGGCTGCAGCCTGCggtgtgaaaagcagcagctggTGAGCCCACGTGTTTCAGAGGAGGACCGCGGACGCCACGCGCTCCCGAATCGGCAGTGGCCATCGCCATGGACGCGGCTGTGGCTGCAGGTAACCGGACATTCCAAACCAGGGTGTGAAGTGAACATGTTCAGCCCCACATTCAGAACcaaactgataaaaaaagaaaaaagtaatcatATAAGACTAAAGAAACTGATGTAAATGAATAGGATATAAGatataagaataagaataagaataagactTTTAGAAAAACCTACCTACATACTGTGGaaagacaaatgcaaatgaaatttgCACACAATCAGGGTTTGGAAAATATATCCCAGCGACTCCGTGAAGAGCTGTAAAAAGAAGTCCTACAAggaaaaggtaaaataaaaggtattatcattcattttcttctttgctaattcaagataaaaaatacacattaaataatttcaacAAAAGTGATGGGCAATTCCAGTTATCAGTGAACTTCCAGCAGCAATTTCTTCCAAATGTACAATTAAAAGATGGTACCTAACAAAGCCAGCACACAATACTGCCCTCAAAAGGAAGAT from Anguilla rostrata isolate EN2019 chromosome 11, ASM1855537v3, whole genome shotgun sequence carries:
- the LOC135234976 gene encoding mucin-2-like, which gives rise to METREEGGQTGAAQSRWIRSGMQFRLQEDEKMGSVPSLLFSVCLLLSITLSSTALPALPASSTPKNSTEIGGSSTAPTAVPTSLGQSSTVAMEISTSSTQPNTTTPEASPSLSQSSTIDTSLSPSPTQENTTDLTTTPLPSTTDLNQTTGWNTTEHSPTNQTQPTPLHSSTSVATSQSAQTTVTTMSISTPTETINTTATVKTQEPQLGLSDSEASMTILFGVVLGLTVLIIAGYSIHRCKQKRSQYIHQPLYNSSETVDRFSPPDDTLVISGGLYDGPETSNSAAEDMGLHLDPPPFAPQATQFRLEFLSEDQQKPPDRGAPTFQSFQPFDARD